A portion of the uncultured Draconibacterium sp. genome contains these proteins:
- a CDS encoding DUF4494 domain-containing protein, with amino-acid sequence MMQTWFESKVKYMKVSESGSESMVTENFLLDAVSYTDAETRIIRQMQQMVRGGEFQIVDIKKSRIAEVFPFENGEWWFKAAINLVTIDEDAGKEKKIKTNYLIMADDIKEALTRLDESLEYLVIPFVVTSLAVSPIVDVFPYNPEEAQIPDGYVPVAEAEEKKNPIFTDGVNPYTEDEQETAQVEEETEVAETPEETEGATEEKPEE; translated from the coding sequence ATGATGCAGACTTGGTTCGAAAGTAAAGTAAAATATATGAAGGTTTCCGAGAGTGGAAGCGAATCGATGGTAACAGAAAACTTCTTGCTGGATGCCGTATCCTACACCGATGCAGAAACACGGATTATCCGCCAGATGCAGCAAATGGTTAGGGGCGGAGAGTTTCAGATTGTTGACATTAAAAAATCGCGTATTGCAGAAGTTTTTCCATTTGAAAATGGTGAATGGTGGTTTAAAGCAGCCATTAACCTGGTTACAATTGACGAGGACGCAGGTAAGGAGAAAAAGATAAAAACAAATTACCTGATAATGGCCGATGATATAAAAGAAGCATTGACTCGTTTGGATGAAAGTTTGGAATACCTGGTTATTCCATTTGTTGTTACTTCGTTGGCGGTAAGTCCTATTGTAGATGTTTTTCCTTATAACCCGGAGGAAGCACAAATTCCTGATGGTTATGTTCCGGTAGCAGAGGCCGAGGAGAAAAAGAATCCAATATTTACTGATGGAGTGAACCCGTACACTGAAGATGAGCAGGAAACAGCTCAGGTAGAAGAGGAGACTGAAGTTGCTGAAACTCCTGAAGAAACAGAAGGTGCTACCGAAGAAAAACCGGAAGAATAG
- the hisIE gene encoding bifunctional phosphoribosyl-AMP cyclohydrolase/phosphoribosyl-ATP diphosphatase HisIE — protein sequence MRQLTDISKIDFNKMDGLIPAIIQDAETQNVLMLGFMNEDALAKTQEIGKVTFFSRTKNRLWTKGEESGNFLDVVSMAIDCDNDTLLIKVNPVGPVCHKGDDTCFEESNSGNDIQFLSYLQDFIDKRKAEMPEGSYTTSLFQKGTRKITQKVGEEAVETIIGAMANDDENFIYEAGDLLYHLIVLLTHKGYRIEDIVGELKKRHK from the coding sequence ATGAGACAGCTGACAGATATTTCAAAAATCGATTTCAATAAAATGGACGGATTAATTCCTGCCATCATTCAGGATGCAGAAACGCAAAATGTACTGATGTTGGGTTTTATGAATGAAGACGCCCTTGCAAAAACACAGGAAATTGGTAAAGTGACATTTTTTAGTCGCACCAAAAACCGTTTGTGGACCAAAGGCGAAGAATCGGGAAATTTTCTGGATGTTGTTTCAATGGCAATTGATTGCGATAACGACACGCTGCTTATAAAAGTAAATCCGGTCGGGCCGGTTTGCCACAAAGGCGACGATACTTGTTTTGAAGAATCAAACTCGGGTAACGACATTCAGTTCTTGAGCTACTTACAAGATTTCATCGACAAGCGTAAAGCTGAGATGCCCGAGGGTTCATACACCACTTCGTTATTCCAGAAAGGCACTCGCAAAATCACACAAAAAGTTGGAGAAGAAGCTGTTGAAACCATTATTGGTGCCATGGCAAACGACGACGAAAACTTTATTTACGAAGCCGGAGATTTGCTTTACCACTTAATTGTTCTGCTTACACACAAAGGCTATCGCATTGAAGACATTGTTGGCGAACTGAAAAAGAGACACAAGTAA
- the hisF gene encoding imidazole glycerol phosphate synthase subunit HisF, which translates to MLAKRIIPCLDIRNGQTVKGINFVDIKEVGDPVELGAKYAADGADELCFLDITATHEGRKTFVELVKRIAAHINIPFTVGGGISELGDAEKLLAAGADKISINSSAVRNPKLIDELALNFGSQFVVVAIDARGDENEHWTVTVNGGRIPTDKELFSWAKEAEDRGAGEILFTSMNHDGTKNGFANKELSKMADMLKIPIIASGGAGSEEHFVDVFTEGKADAGLAASIFHYNEIPIPVLKKYLKEKGIVVR; encoded by the coding sequence ATGCTTGCAAAACGAATTATACCATGCCTCGATATCCGCAACGGACAAACCGTTAAGGGAATCAATTTTGTCGACATCAAAGAAGTGGGCGACCCTGTGGAATTGGGAGCAAAATATGCTGCCGATGGTGCCGACGAACTTTGTTTCCTTGATATCACAGCAACACACGAAGGCCGCAAAACTTTTGTAGAACTGGTAAAACGTATTGCAGCACATATCAACATTCCGTTTACGGTTGGTGGAGGCATCAGCGAATTGGGCGATGCAGAAAAGCTTTTGGCTGCTGGTGCCGATAAAATTTCGATTAACTCATCAGCAGTTCGTAATCCAAAGCTGATTGACGAGCTGGCACTGAATTTTGGGAGCCAGTTTGTTGTAGTTGCCATTGATGCACGCGGCGATGAGAACGAACACTGGACGGTTACTGTAAACGGTGGACGTATTCCAACCGACAAAGAATTGTTTTCGTGGGCAAAAGAAGCGGAAGATCGTGGTGCCGGAGAAATCCTTTTCACATCGATGAACCACGACGGAACCAAAAACGGGTTCGCCAATAAAGAACTTTCGAAAATGGCCGACATGCTGAAGATTCCGATCATTGCATCGGGCGGTGCAGGTAGCGAAGAGCATTTTGTTGATGTTTTCACTGAAGGGAAAGCTGACGCAGGACTGGCAGCCAGCATCTTTCATTACAACGAGATTCCAATTCCGGTTCTTAAGAAATACTTAAAAGAAAAAGGCATTGTAGTTCGATAG